In Thamnophis elegans isolate rThaEle1 chromosome 13, rThaEle1.pri, whole genome shotgun sequence, one DNA window encodes the following:
- the PUS1 gene encoding tRNA pseudouridine synthase A, with translation MRRLLGGPKGIWGYLRVAVGAWRSGPGGRRKGRPGPGFLGEASGVLPGPWRSSPWVGEGWRGAAGQECLAMAEQFGSLENSLAKRPREEKEPGKQEENGHDAKRLKDNEDEVKDEAKKFPKKKVVLLLVYCGKGYHGMQRNVKSSQYRTIEDDLVSALIKSGCIPENHGEDMKKMSFQRCARTDKGVSAAGQIVSLKVWLIEDILQKINQHLPSHIRILGLKRVTGKFNSKNRCDARTYSYMLPTFAFAHKDDTRQDEIYRLSAETLEAVNNLLACYKGTHNFHNFTSQKGPKDPSAKRYIMEMLCEEPFVRDGLEFAVVKVKGQSFMMHQIRKMVGLVIAIVKGHAAKSIMEQSWGEEKVDIPKAPGLGLILERVHFESYNQRFGDDGLHEALEWAEEEEKIAAFKEQHIYPTIIKTEKEERSMMSWLETLFNHQFDSTISRLQEDTRDAKSDPEGSDGCEDNSD, from the exons ATGAGGAGGCTGCTGGGGGGGCCAAAGGGGATTTGGGGTTATTTGAGGGTCGCCGTCGGGGCATGGAGAAGCGGCCCCGGGGGTCGGCGGAAGGGGCGCCCGGGTCCTGGGTTTCTCGGGGAAGCCAGCGGAGTTTTGCCCGGTCCCTGGAGATCTAGCCCTTGggtgggcgaaggctggaggggagCCGCCGGTCAGGAG TGTCTTGCAATGGCTGAGCAATTTGGAAGTCTGGAAAACAGCCTGGCTAAGAGGCcgagggaggagaaggagcctGGGAAGCAGGAGGAGAACGGACACGATGCCAAAAGGCTGAAGGACAACGAGGACGAGGTCAAAGACGAGGCGAAGAAGTTCCCGAAGAAGAAAGTTGTGCTGTTGCTGGTGTATTGTGGGAAAGGCTATCatgggatgcag CGCAACGTGAAATCTTCCCAGTACAGGACAATTGAAGACGACTTAGTATCAGCCCTCATAAAATCTGGATGTATTCCAGAAAACCATGGAGAAGACATGAAGAAAATGTCATTTCAGAGATGTGCTAGGACCGATAAG GGTGTGTCTGCGGCCGGACAGATTGTTTCCTTGAAGGTCTGGCTGATTGAAGATATTTTACAGAAGATAAACCAGCATCTACCTTCTCACATAAGAATTTTAG ggctgAAAAGAGTGACAGGGAAATTCAATTCCAAGAACAGATGTGATGCCCGGACCTATTCCTACATGCTGCCGACGTTCGCCTTCGCCCACAAGGACGACACACGTCAGGATGAAATCTACCGCTTGAGTGCCGAGACTTTGGAGGCCGTCAACAACCTCCTGGCCTGCTATaaaggcacccacaacttccacaACTTCACCTCCCAGAAGGGCCCCAAGGACCCCAGCGCCAAACGTTACATCATGGAGATGCTGTGCGAAGAGCCCTTCGTGAGGGACGGCTTGGAGTTTGCGGTGGTCAAGGTGAAAGGGCAGAGTTTCATGATGCACCAGATCCGTAAGATGGTCGGCTTGGTGATCGCCATCGTGAAGGGCCATGCCGCCAAATCCATTATGGAGCAGAGCTGGGGAGAGGAGAAGGTGGACATTCCCAAAGCCCCTGGGCTGGGCCTGATTTTGGAACGGGTTCACTTTGAGAGCTACAACCAGCGGTTTGGGGACGACGGCCTCCACGAAGCCCTGGAATGggcagaagaagaggagaagattgCGGCTTTCAAAGAGCAGCACATCTATCCCACCATTATCAAGacggagaaggaagagaggtccaTGATGAGTTGGCTGGAGACGCTCTTCAACCATCAGTTTGATTCCACCATCTCGAGGTTGCAGGAAGATACCAGAGATGCCAAG TCTGATCCTGAAGGCAGCGATGGATGTGAAGACAATTCTGATTGA